In Halorhabdus tiamatea SARL4B, a genomic segment contains:
- a CDS encoding universal stress protein, producing MERGLFVVLEANETERELFREAAAYSAGHSAPLDVLRLVSPEDVESVDSVDVTSDIDRQDFVDPADHRFEAEVEAFIADAIDDPGDYDVRLEIAERGDRAEAVFDVAEDRGVDHVFLAGKRRSPTGKALFGDLTQEIILNFDGTITLSMD from the coding sequence ATGGAGCGAGGGTTGTTCGTCGTACTCGAGGCAAACGAGACAGAGCGAGAGTTATTCCGGGAAGCGGCTGCCTACAGTGCGGGCCATAGCGCGCCGCTTGACGTGTTACGGCTGGTCTCGCCCGAAGACGTCGAATCGGTCGATTCCGTCGACGTCACGAGCGACATCGACAGGCAGGACTTCGTCGATCCGGCAGATCACCGCTTCGAGGCGGAGGTCGAGGCGTTCATCGCAGACGCCATCGACGATCCCGGCGACTACGATGTCCGTCTGGAGATCGCAGAGCGTGGCGACCGGGCCGAGGCGGTCTTCGACGTGGCCGAGGATCGCGGCGTCGATCACGTCTTCCTCGCCGGCAAGCGGCGCTCACCGACCGGGAAGGCGCTGTTCGGTGACCTCACCCAGGAGATCATCCTGAACTTCGACGGGACGATCACGCTCTCGATGGACTGA
- a CDS encoding ABC transporter ATP-binding protein, with the protein MDEATEPDAVVSLDDVRKEYDLGGTVTALDGVDLTLPAGSYTAVMGPSGSGKSTLLNLIGALDTPTSGTVTVNGTDVGTLSESGRARLRGTEIGFVFQTFNLMPRLSAVENVELPLVFAEWNRHDRGERARDLLERVGLGDRLDHLPQELSGGQRQRVAIARALAADPALVLADEPTGNVDTETGEEIMSLFADAHDRGNTILLVTHERRIAEHADRIIHVRDGVRERTEHLGGEA; encoded by the coding sequence ATGGACGAGGCGACGGAACCCGACGCGGTCGTGTCGCTCGATGACGTGCGCAAGGAGTACGACCTCGGCGGGACGGTGACAGCCCTCGACGGCGTCGATCTGACGCTGCCGGCCGGTTCCTACACTGCCGTCATGGGGCCCAGCGGCTCCGGGAAGAGCACGCTGTTGAACCTCATCGGCGCACTCGATACGCCCACGTCGGGGACCGTCACCGTCAACGGAACTGACGTCGGGACGCTCTCCGAGAGCGGACGAGCGCGACTCCGCGGCACTGAGATCGGGTTCGTCTTCCAGACGTTCAACCTGATGCCGCGGCTGAGTGCCGTCGAGAACGTCGAACTCCCGCTGGTGTTCGCCGAGTGGAATCGTCACGATCGAGGCGAGCGTGCCCGGGACCTCCTCGAACGCGTCGGCCTCGGTGATCGTCTCGATCACCTCCCACAGGAACTCAGCGGGGGTCAGCGCCAGCGGGTCGCGATCGCTCGTGCCCTGGCGGCCGACCCCGCGCTCGTGCTGGCCGACGAGCCGACCGGGAACGTCGACACCGAGACCGGCGAGGAGATCATGTCGCTGTTCGCCGACGCCCACGACCGGGGCAACACGATCCTGCTGGTGACGCACGAACGCCGGATCGCCGAGCACGCGGACCGCATCATCCACGTCAGAGACGGCGTCCGTGAGCGGACCGAGCACCTGGGAGGTGAGGCGTGA